The genome window CCCACATCTCCGCCAGCATCGACGACGCGCTCGCAAAGGCCGGACTTGCGGCGGACGCCATCGATCGAGTGTTTCTCACCGGCGGCACGTCCTTCGTGCCCGCCGTGCGACGGCTGTTTACCAAGCGCTTCGGCGTGGAGAAGGTCGATTCCGGCGACGAGTTCGTGTCGATTGCCAACGGGTTGGCGCTGATCGGCGAGGAAGAGGATATTGCGCGCTGGACCGTCGACGAATGCGCCACCGGGAATGGCGTGGCTTGACCGCCAGTTTCACAAGATGAGTTGCGGTATCGACGGACGTCAGAAATCGGGGACGTGGGCGGATCGATGGCTCATCGATCCGGTGCGGCGGGGCTATGACGGCATCGGGTTCTATCCCGATCCCGCTGACACGGGAGCCCCAGAGGGCCATTACAATCTCTGGAAAGGCTTCGATTTCGAGGCACGGCAGAAGGTCAAGCGCTACTCCGTTTTCCGCGACCATCTTAGTCGATGTAGGTGAACCCTCGCCATGCACCGCGCCCGTCGAGACGCATCCGGCGCCGGACCCGCTCGCTGCGGATGCAGACGGCGCCTGGAAGATTCACATGCGCTATCGATAGATTTACCGGCCAGTTTTCATCTCGACTGCGATTCGTCCAAGGCTGCGGATCGCGGCGTCAACATCTGGCGTAAGGCACCGCCCAACGCTGAGACGAAAGGCGTTGTCAAACCGCCCCGATGCCGAAAAGATAGGGCCGGGTGCGATCGAAATGCCTTCGGCAATCGCGAGTTCGCTGAAGCGCATTGCGTCGAATGGTGCGGGAATTTCCACCCAGAAGACAAATCCACCGCCCGGCTCACTTATCAGGGTTCCGATGGGGAAGCTTTCCAGCACGAGCGTACGGATCGCAGATGCCTGCGACCCGAATAATCGGCGCAGCCCGTCGAGGTGCCGACGATAAGCGCGCCCGTCAAGATAAACGGCAAGGGCTCTCTGCGTGAGCGTGGTGACGCCTGCGTTGCAGGGGGCTCGCACACGTTCGAAACTTTCGGCAAAACGCCCCGGCACACACCATCCGATGCGGAAACCAGGCGCGAGCGTCTTCGAGAATGAAGAGCAATAAAAAACCCACCCTTCCCGGTCGAAGCTCTTCATCGGCAGCCTGCCACGCCCGGCATGATGGAGTTCGCCATAGACGTCGTCTTCGATCACCGGCAGTCGGTGGCGCTCAACAACTGACATGAGACGCGCCATCGCTTCTGGCGGCATGGCAAAGCCGAAAGGATTATGAAATGTCGGGTTAAGCGCAAGCGCCGCGAGTGGCATGGCTTCTGCGATACGCTCCAACTCGTCGATGTCTATGCCGCGATGCGGATCGGTTGCGATCTCGACAGCGCGGAGGCCCAGCGTCTCGATCCATTGCAGGATGCCAAAAAAGCATGGGGATTCGACCGCGACCGCAGCGCCGGGAGAGGTCAGCGCCATCAAAGCCAGTCCGAGCGCCTCGCTCTCTCCCGTGGTCACAACGATGTCGTCCGGGACGAGCGACACCCCACGCAATCCAAGAATATGGACGATGCGCCGGCGCAGATCAGGATCGCCGTTTCGATGCCCGTAGGCGAGAAGCGATGCACCGCCTTCTCTAACCGCTCTTGCAACGGCAACGGCAAGTTCCTTGTGAGGCAGCAGTGCTTCGTCCAATTCAGCCGCGCCGAGAGGCATGACGCGGCCAGCCGCGCCTGCGCTGATCGTGGCCCTGAAAATCCGGCCGATCAGCGCATTGACATTGGCCGAAGCGGGTATCGGCGCTGTCCGCGTTGCGGAAGGTGTGTTTCGCTGCCGCGTCCTGCTGCAGACATAAAACCCCGAACGGGCGCGCGCTTCAACGAAGCCGTTCTGTTCGAGTTCAATGAGCACGCGCGCCGCCGTCGTGGCGCTGACCTGGTGCGTTTTCGCCAGCGTCCTGACTGAGGGAAGCCGCTCACCTTCGCGATAGAGACCGGCCTCAATCTGGGCTCCGATCTGCTCGGCAATTTCGCGGTAAAGAAGTTGGGAGTTACTGCTCATGAAGGCGGCCATCGCAAACTGTGCCGCTCAGTTTTCACGAAACTGCTCCTGCCGCAAGCCGCGGCCGCACGCTAAACCGGCCTCATCAGAGGGGGAGCAAAGCCACAATGTGGAAGGATTTCTCGTTTTCGGCGACAGTTGCCGGGTTCATCGCGGTTGTCGTCTCGTACGCGGGGCCGTCGCTCATCATCTTTCAGGCGGCGAGCGCGGCCCATCTCAGCCACACGGAGCTATCTTCCTGGATATGGGCGATCTCCATCGGGGCGGGCATCTCGGCTATCGGGCTATCGCTGTTTTTTCGCGCACCGGTCATCACGGCATGGTCGACGCCGGGCGCGGCGCTGCTCGTTACCTCATTGCCAGCCTATTCCTATCCAGAGGCTATCGGAGCCTTCGTCTTCGCCGCCGCGCTCATCATGGTGATCGGCATCTCGGGGCTGTTCGATGCGGTGATGGCACGCATTCCGAAATCCATCGCGGCCGCCATGCTCGCGGGCATCCTGTTTCGGTTCGGCACGGATGTCTTCACGAATTTCCCGGCTTCGCCCGTCCTGGTCGGCACGCTCTTCGCCGCTTATATCGTGCTGAAACGTCTTCTGCCCCGCTATGCCATCGCGCTGGTGTTGGTTCTGGGCGTCGGGCTTTCCGCGATCGGTGGCGAACTTCATTTCGACGCCTTCCATCTTGAACTGGCGCGACCCGTCTGGACCACGCCGGAATTCTCGCTGGCCGCCATCATCGGGCTCGGTGTTCCGCTGGCCCTCGTGACGCTGACAGGACAGTTCCTTACAGGCGTCGCGGTGTTGCGCGCCTTCGGATACGGCACACCGTCGGGGCCGCTCGTCTGGAGCACATCGGCGCTCTCGGTCGTGATGGCGCCGTTCGGTTCGCATGGAGTCAATCTCGCGGCGATCACGGCGGCGATCTGTTCCGGCACCGAAGCCAATCACGATGCTGGCAAGCGCTACATCGCGGGCGTCGCCCTCGGCGTCATTTATATCATCGTTGGCTTGTTTGGAGCGACGCTCGCCTCTCTTTTCGCGTCGTTGCCGAAAGAACTGGTGGCGGCCGTGGCGGGCCTCGCTCTGCTCGGCGCGATCATGAACGGCCTTGCTGGCGCGATGGACGTCGAACGGGAGCGCGAACCCGCTCTTCTCACCTTTCTGGTGACGGCCTCCGGCATGTCCTTCCTTGGGATCGGTTCTGCTTTCTGGGGGCTCGCGGTCGGCGTCATGGCAGCGCTTGTTCTTCTACCGCGTGTGACGACCCGAACCGAACATTCAGGAAAGGTCGTCGTGACATCGGCCACGCGATGACCTCGGTGGCTAGTGGTCCGATCACGCGCTCAGCCGTGACCTCCGCAGATTCCGCGACCCTCGTGCGTCCTCCCCGACGATCGCCTGAATACGAGGATCGCCAAGAAGGCGCGAAGCCGTTGTGGCTGCACTCTTTTCCGCATATCCCGCTCGCTTGACGCTCAATGTTTGTGGATATGCGGATTGCGTAACGCAAGCGAATAGTGCGTAACAAAATACTACGCACTATCGGGAAAAATTAGGAAGAGGGCGGAGCTACAAGGCTCTGATTTTCCTAGGGCTTTGGTAGCGGAGGAGGGACTCGAA of Rhodomicrobium vannielii ATCC 17100 contains these proteins:
- a CDS encoding benzoate/H(+) symporter BenE family transporter yields the protein MWKDFSFSATVAGFIAVVVSYAGPSLIIFQAASAAHLSHTELSSWIWAISIGAGISAIGLSLFFRAPVITAWSTPGAALLVTSLPAYSYPEAIGAFVFAAALIMVIGISGLFDAVMARIPKSIAAAMLAGILFRFGTDVFTNFPASPVLVGTLFAAYIVLKRLLPRYAIALVLVLGVGLSAIGGELHFDAFHLELARPVWTTPEFSLAAIIGLGVPLALVTLTGQFLTGVAVLRAFGYGTPSGPLVWSTSALSVVMAPFGSHGVNLAAITAAICSGTEANHDAGKRYIAGVALGVIYIIVGLFGATLASLFASLPKELVAAVAGLALLGAIMNGLAGAMDVEREREPALLTFLVTASGMSFLGIGSAFWGLAVGVMAALVLLPRVTTRTEHSGKVVVTSATR
- a CDS encoding PLP-dependent aminotransferase family protein, with amino-acid sequence MSSNSQLLYREIAEQIGAQIEAGLYREGERLPSVRTLAKTHQVSATTAARVLIELEQNGFVEARARSGFYVCSRTRQRNTPSATRTAPIPASANVNALIGRIFRATISAGAAGRVMPLGAAELDEALLPHKELAVAVARAVREGGASLLAYGHRNGDPDLRRRIVHILGLRGVSLVPDDIVVTTGESEALGLALMALTSPGAAVAVESPCFFGILQWIETLGLRAVEIATDPHRGIDIDELERIAEAMPLAALALNPTFHNPFGFAMPPEAMARLMSVVERHRLPVIEDDVYGELHHAGRGRLPMKSFDREGWVFYCSSFSKTLAPGFRIGWCVPGRFAESFERVRAPCNAGVTTLTQRALAVYLDGRAYRRHLDGLRRLFGSQASAIRTLVLESFPIGTLISEPGGGFVFWVEIPAPFDAMRFSELAIAEGISIAPGPIFSASGRFDNAFRLSVGRCLTPDVDAAIRSLGRIAVEMKTGR